A single region of the Halorussus gelatinilyticus genome encodes:
- a CDS encoding DUF7111 family protein: MTARETTANGITARYRETDDERVLEFESERSTAAVAQNVEGYAMLKVRPTADGDELERYYGFDMALDHAAELLGVSPHDLPVPEDADDMGM; the protein is encoded by the coding sequence ATGACCGCACGGGAGACCACGGCGAACGGCATCACCGCGCGTTACCGCGAGACCGACGACGAGCGCGTCCTCGAATTCGAGTCCGAGCGCTCAACGGCCGCCGTCGCGCAGAACGTCGAGGGCTACGCCATGCTGAAGGTCCGGCCGACCGCCGACGGCGACGAACTGGAACGCTACTACGGGTTCGACATGGCGCTGGACCACGCCGCGGAACTGCTCGGCGTCTCGCCCCACGACCTGCCGGTGCCCGAGGACGCCGACGACATGGGTATGTGA
- a CDS encoding DUF2196 domain-containing protein, with translation MSGNRPTEDELRRGMTVEIDQSNADNAPDADPIRGEIRTVIDEGDSPQGVKVELKSGVTGYVERVVPE, from the coding sequence GTGTCCGGAAACCGACCCACGGAGGACGAACTCCGACGCGGCATGACCGTCGAAATCGACCAGTCGAACGCGGACAACGCCCCGGACGCCGACCCGATTCGCGGGGAGATTCGGACCGTCATAGACGAGGGCGACAGTCCGCAAGGCGTGAAGGTCGAACTCAAGTCTGGCGTGACCGGCTACGTCGAGCGCGTCGTTCCCGAGTAG
- a CDS encoding NOP5/NOP56 family protein — protein sequence MTDDGTHPEGGWFEEVASGDAAAGAARIREGRADAPADWPRAAVESGFAESEDGYYDALRAASLRAAREGAAERERADDRQLVHAVRAMDDAAAEANELAERVAEWAGSRFPDAGTGVEYARELAERDPESPTDERLISLARRVADLADESEALREFIERETPEVAPNLAALAGPVLGARLISLAGGLESLAKKPSGTVQVLGAEDSLFAHLRGHAPSPKHGVIFTHEFVRGTRPDERGSAARTLAGKLTIAARIDHYSGERRPELDEELQRRMDQIRGRGDDGTDEQSGGDDE from the coding sequence ATGACCGACGACGGAACCCACCCCGAAGGCGGGTGGTTCGAGGAGGTCGCGTCCGGCGACGCCGCGGCGGGCGCGGCCCGGATACGCGAGGGGCGGGCCGACGCGCCCGCAGACTGGCCGCGAGCGGCCGTCGAATCCGGCTTCGCCGAGAGCGAGGACGGCTACTACGACGCGCTCCGGGCGGCCAGCCTCCGGGCCGCGCGCGAGGGCGCGGCCGAGCGCGAGCGCGCCGACGACCGACAACTGGTCCACGCGGTCCGGGCGATGGACGACGCCGCGGCCGAGGCCAACGAACTCGCCGAGCGCGTCGCCGAGTGGGCTGGGAGTCGCTTCCCCGACGCGGGGACCGGCGTCGAGTACGCCCGTGAATTGGCCGAGCGCGACCCCGAGTCGCCGACCGACGAGCGGCTAATCTCGCTGGCGCGGCGGGTCGCGGACCTCGCCGACGAGTCCGAGGCGTTGCGCGAGTTCATCGAGCGCGAGACGCCCGAGGTCGCGCCCAACCTCGCGGCGCTGGCCGGGCCGGTCCTCGGTGCGCGACTGATTTCGCTCGCCGGCGGTCTCGAATCGCTGGCGAAGAAGCCCTCCGGGACCGTGCAGGTCCTCGGCGCGGAGGACTCGCTGTTCGCGCATTTGCGGGGTCACGCGCCCTCGCCCAAGCACGGCGTCATCTTCACCCACGAGTTCGTCCGCGGGACGCGCCCCGACGAGCGCGGGTCGGCGGCCCGGACGCTGGCGGGGAAACTCACCATCGCGGCGCGCATCGACCACTACTCCGGCGAGCGCAGGCCGGAACTCGACGAGGAACTCCAGCGGCGGATGGACCAGATTCGCGGGCGGGGCGACGACGGAACGGACGAACAGTCGGGAGGTGACGACGAATGA
- a CDS encoding glutamate--cysteine ligase, producing the protein MDSGSAGSFAEMGTLGIEEEFYVVDERGRPTAGTDELVYQRDPPELLDGRLDHELFKCVVETQTPKIERLADAREHLLSVRNALVDHAEAAGFRIAGAGLHPGARWRELEHAEKERYRAQLDRIQYPQHRNTTAGLHVHVGVDDADKAVWIANEIRWYLPVMLALSANSPYWNGFDTGLQSARAKIFEALPNTGMPTCFDSYEDFAAFEETMLRSDSIADRGELWYDVRPHTGLGTVEVRTPDGQADPDRVMAFVEYTHALVEDLAERWEDGETGYRHRRELLDENKWRAMRYGHDAAFIRRDREGEVGLGEVVDRECERLGVSGIRDLYDGESGAARQRRIRDEDGPDALYESLLLERR; encoded by the coding sequence ATGGACTCGGGTTCGGCTGGAAGCTTCGCGGAGATGGGTACGCTGGGCATCGAGGAGGAGTTCTACGTCGTGGACGAGCGCGGCCGCCCGACCGCGGGCACCGACGAACTCGTCTACCAGCGCGACCCGCCCGAACTGTTGGACGGACGACTCGACCACGAGCTGTTCAAGTGCGTCGTCGAGACACAGACGCCGAAGATAGAGCGTCTCGCGGACGCCCGCGAGCATCTACTCTCGGTCCGCAACGCCCTCGTGGACCACGCCGAAGCGGCCGGATTCCGGATTGCCGGCGCGGGCCTCCACCCCGGCGCGCGGTGGCGGGAGTTGGAACACGCCGAGAAAGAGCGCTATCGTGCCCAGCTAGACCGGATTCAGTACCCGCAGCACCGGAACACGACCGCGGGGCTGCACGTCCACGTCGGCGTGGACGACGCCGACAAGGCGGTCTGGATAGCCAACGAAATTCGGTGGTACCTCCCGGTGATGCTCGCGCTCTCGGCGAACTCGCCGTACTGGAACGGCTTCGACACCGGTCTCCAGTCGGCCCGCGCGAAGATTTTCGAGGCGCTGCCGAACACCGGGATGCCGACCTGCTTCGACTCCTACGAGGACTTCGCGGCCTTCGAGGAGACGATGCTTCGCTCCGACTCCATCGCCGACCGCGGGGAACTCTGGTACGACGTGCGCCCTCACACCGGTCTCGGAACCGTCGAGGTCCGGACGCCCGACGGGCAGGCCGACCCCGACCGCGTGATGGCGTTCGTGGAGTACACCCACGCGCTGGTTGAGGACTTGGCCGAGCGGTGGGAGGACGGCGAGACGGGGTATCGCCACCGCCGGGAACTGCTGGACGAGAACAAGTGGCGCGCGATGCGCTACGGCCACGACGCCGCCTTCATCCGCCGGGACCGCGAGGGCGAGGTCGGTCTCGGCGAGGTCGTGGACCGGGAGTGCGAGCGACTGGGCGTCTCGGGCATCCGAGACCTCTACGACGGCGAGAGCGGTGCGGCCCGCCAGCGCCGGATTCGGGACGAGGACGGGCCGGACGCCCTCTACGAGTCGTTGCTCCTCGAACGCCGGTGA
- a CDS encoding phosphopantetheine adenylyltransferase, with protein sequence MRVALGGTFDPVHDGHRALFERAFELGDVTVGLTSDELAPKTRHEDRYVRPFDERKADLESVLSEFADEYDREFEVRELTEPTGIATEAQFDALVVSPETTDGAERINEIREERGFDPLTVEVVDHVTAEDGDIISSTRIVRGEIDEHGTLTPERDGRDAER encoded by the coding sequence ATGAGGGTTGCCTTGGGCGGGACCTTCGACCCGGTCCACGACGGCCACCGCGCGCTGTTCGAGCGCGCCTTCGAACTCGGCGACGTGACGGTCGGTCTGACCAGCGACGAACTCGCGCCGAAGACGCGCCACGAGGACCGGTACGTCCGCCCGTTCGACGAGCGGAAGGCCGACTTGGAGTCGGTCCTGTCGGAGTTCGCCGACGAGTACGACCGGGAGTTCGAGGTCCGCGAGCTGACCGAACCGACGGGCATCGCCACCGAAGCGCAGTTCGACGCGCTGGTGGTCTCGCCCGAGACGACCGACGGTGCCGAGCGCATCAACGAAATCCGCGAAGAGCGGGGCTTCGACCCGCTGACGGTCGAAGTCGTGGACCACGTCACGGCCGAGGACGGCGACATCATCTCCAGCACGCGCATCGTGCGTGGCGAAATCGACGAACACGGAACTCTCACGCCCGAGCGCGACGGTCGGGACGCCGAACGCTGA
- a CDS encoding winged helix-turn-helix transcriptional regulator — MSDENTDDEDIDVNVEDDTVEEAEIEDVDDDVSVEEELDVDEEGDLTEEVNVEVAGDEELSVEQDVSVETDKDRLSKGRERLGEEADRAVDQFDQGIVDLLSWVLDTETRARIYVYLRQEPYSTSEEIAEGTGLYPSTVRESLAELHDEEKVERRKRESEGAGNNPYEYTAIAPSELVGGIVGQIQDELNTVFNLDDHLDSELDDYSAESSEPVSIRVEDEDDASDDETGDGGATDDGTMGDDGSTDEE; from the coding sequence ATGTCCGACGAAAACACAGACGACGAAGACATCGACGTGAACGTCGAGGACGACACCGTCGAGGAGGCGGAAATCGAGGACGTGGACGACGACGTCTCCGTCGAAGAGGAACTCGACGTGGACGAGGAGGGCGACCTCACCGAAGAGGTCAACGTCGAGGTGGCCGGCGACGAGGAGCTGTCGGTCGAACAGGACGTGTCGGTCGAGACCGACAAGGACCGCCTCTCGAAGGGGCGCGAGCGACTCGGCGAGGAGGCCGACCGCGCCGTCGATCAGTTCGACCAAGGCATCGTGGACCTACTGTCGTGGGTACTCGACACCGAGACGCGGGCGCGAATCTACGTCTACCTCCGGCAGGAACCCTACAGCACCAGCGAGGAGATAGCAGAGGGCACGGGTCTCTATCCCTCGACGGTCCGCGAGTCGCTGGCCGAACTCCACGACGAGGAGAAGGTCGAGCGCCGCAAGCGCGAGAGCGAGGGCGCGGGCAACAACCCCTACGAGTACACCGCCATCGCGCCGAGCGAACTCGTCGGCGGCATCGTCGGTCAGATTCAGGACGAACTCAACACGGTGTTCAATCTGGACGACCACCTCGATTCGGAGTTGGACGACTATTCCGCCGAGTCGAGCGAACCGGTGAGCATCCGCGTCGAGGACGAAGATGACGCGAGCGACGACGAGACGGGAGACGGCGGCGCGACGGACGACGGGACGATGGGAGACGACGGGTCGACCGACGAGGAGTGA
- a CDS encoding fibrillarin-like rRNA/tRNA 2'-O-methyltransferase, with protein sequence MTDQSGTGPSGTDLPEGVERRAFDGRERLATRGEPVYGEPTDEGWRCWDAGRSKLAAMMESGMDVGLAGGETVLYLGAASGTTVSHVADFAGPTYAVEFAPRPVRDLVGVAEDRRNLFPLLKDARKPETYAHVVEADVDAIVQDVATRGQARVAVENRRFLADDGRLLAAVKARSEDVSRDPEAVFDDALADLREGYEVLETARLEPYHDDHLGVVARPR encoded by the coding sequence ATGACCGACCAGTCCGGGACCGGCCCGTCCGGGACCGACCTCCCCGAGGGCGTCGAGCGCCGCGCGTTCGACGGCCGAGAGCGGCTGGCGACGCGGGGCGAACCGGTCTACGGCGAACCGACCGACGAGGGGTGGCGCTGTTGGGACGCCGGGCGGTCGAAACTCGCGGCGATGATGGAGTCGGGGATGGACGTGGGTCTCGCGGGCGGCGAGACAGTGCTGTACCTCGGTGCGGCCAGCGGGACGACCGTCAGCCACGTCGCGGACTTCGCGGGACCGACCTACGCCGTCGAGTTCGCGCCCCGGCCGGTGCGGGACTTGGTGGGCGTCGCCGAAGACCGCCGGAACCTCTTTCCCCTGCTGAAGGACGCCCGTAAGCCCGAGACCTACGCACACGTCGTGGAGGCCGACGTGGACGCCATCGTGCAGGACGTGGCGACCCGCGGGCAGGCCCGCGTCGCGGTCGAGAACCGCCGGTTCCTCGCGGACGACGGTCGCCTGCTGGCGGCCGTCAAGGCCCGGAGCGAGGACGTGTCGCGCGACCCCGAAGCGGTGTTCGACGACGCGCTGGCCGACCTCCGGGAGGGCTACGAGGTGCTGGAGACCGCGCGACTCGAACCGTACCACGACGACCACCTCGGCGTGGTCGCCCGGCCGCGCTGA
- a CDS encoding ribbon-helix-helix domain-containing protein has translation MTEYTTVSIPKDLADRVDETIEGTSFSSTSDLVRFLLRSIVIQHQKEGHLTESEFEEITGQLRELGYLE, from the coding sequence ATGACCGAGTACACCACCGTCTCGATTCCGAAGGACCTCGCGGACCGCGTGGACGAGACCATCGAAGGCACCAGTTTCTCCAGCACCAGCGACCTCGTGCGCTTCCTGCTCCGGAGCATCGTCATCCAGCACCAGAAAGAGGGTCACCTAACCGAGTCCGAGTTCGAGGAGATAACCGGCCAACTCCGAGAACTCGGCTACCTCGAGTAG
- a CDS encoding Hsp20/alpha crystallin family protein, which produces MARRNRRRRHRPTDSRPEPEIAVDVAERSDEFVVTADLPGVRKQDIDVTVRKNRVQILAEPQDDPENAGTFAGRARERGQVSRSIRLPERVDEKRTNAEYLNGRLRITLPKRERRRSVDVE; this is translated from the coding sequence ATGGCACGCAGAAACCGACGCCGCAGACACCGACCGACCGACAGCCGACCGGAGCCCGAGATAGCCGTGGACGTGGCCGAGCGCAGCGACGAGTTCGTCGTGACCGCCGACCTGCCGGGCGTCCGCAAGCAGGACATCGACGTGACTGTCCGGAAGAACCGGGTCCAGATACTCGCCGAGCCGCAGGACGACCCCGAGAACGCCGGGACGTTCGCCGGCAGGGCGCGCGAGCGGGGACAGGTCAGCCGGTCGATTCGCCTGCCCGAACGCGTTGACGAGAAGCGCACGAACGCCGAGTACCTGAACGGACGGCTCCGAATCACGCTCCCGAAGCGCGAGCGACGGCGGTCGGTGGACGTGGAGTAG
- a CDS encoding methylated-DNA--[protein]-cysteine S-methyltransferase — MHVELFDRTVELDADRVRASEDEIRAQVGEYVAGERRTFDLPVTTPEGFAGEVAAEMRAIPYGETRTYGDIADALDTAAVAVGRACGANPVPLVVPCHRVVGADSLGGYSAGDGLPFKRRLLELEGADASATE; from the coding sequence ATGCACGTCGAACTCTTCGACCGGACCGTCGAACTCGACGCCGACCGCGTCCGAGCGTCCGAGGACGAGATTCGCGCGCAGGTCGGTGAGTACGTCGCGGGCGAGCGCCGAACGTTCGACCTGCCGGTAACGACTCCCGAGGGGTTCGCCGGCGAGGTCGCGGCCGAGATGCGGGCGATTCCCTACGGCGAGACCCGGACCTACGGCGACATCGCGGACGCGCTCGACACCGCGGCCGTCGCGGTGGGTCGGGCCTGCGGCGCGAACCCCGTGCCGCTGGTGGTGCCCTGCCACCGCGTCGTCGGCGCGGACTCGCTGGGCGGCTACTCGGCGGGCGACGGACTCCCGTTCAAGCGACGACTGCTCGAACTCGAAGGGGCGGACGCGAGCGCCACCGAGTGA
- a CDS encoding DUF7503 family protein, whose translation MSESKLTTYLAENPRKMGVLFTMLLLLTQAGNASAGVARACYGP comes from the coding sequence ATGTCGGAATCGAAGCTCACTACGTACCTCGCAGAGAATCCCCGGAAAATGGGTGTCCTGTTCACGATGCTACTGCTGCTGACGCAGGCCGGAAACGCATCGGCAGGAGTTGCGAGGGCCTGCTACGGACCGTAG